The following coding sequences are from one Xiphias gladius isolate SHS-SW01 ecotype Sanya breed wild chromosome 14, ASM1685928v1, whole genome shotgun sequence window:
- the thoc1 gene encoding THO complex subunit 1: MSASVFNFVEAKDKFTASARFALSSKTSKPLINAFNQINGNETEKKTTLDQALRGSLGDQIIEQKASCDDYLSLIYLSIDAVKEGICSATTPFLLLGDVLDCLPLDQCDKIFSFVEENVSTWKSNSFYTAGKNYLLRMCNDLLRRLSKSQNTVFCGRIQLFLARLFPLSEKSGLNLQSQFNLDNITVFNKNEQESTLGQKHTEEKEDGMEVEEGEMGEDEAPAPCSIPIDYNLYRKFWTLQDYFRNPVQCYDKFSWMTFLKYSDETLIVFKSYKLDDMQASKRKLEELRASGGEHVYFAKFLTSEKLMDLQLSDSNFRRHILLQYLILFQYLKGQVKFKSSNCVLNDDQTTWIEETTELVYQLLREIPPDGDKFATMVEHILNTEENWNSWKNEGCPSFVKERTVDDKPKRPSRKRQAPEDFLGKGPDRKIFMGNDELTRLWNLNQDNMEACKSDSREFMPSLDEFFAEAIEQADPANMVEDEYKVVRNPNYGWRALRLLSRRSPHFFQPTNQKFKSLADYLDSMVSKLAKELPKDIPSEEIKTGEEDDDDNGDNLLKDSNDSPSIQSKLVTNQQMDDIAAKLGSQWKMLASPLEMKAAELREIETDSEDVDMQAKLLLVAWQDREGTQATVENLITALNAAGFSQIADSLSEA, from the exons ATGTCGGCGTCCGTATTTAATTTTGTCGAAGCTAAAGACAAATTTACG GCTTCTGCTAGATTTGCCCTATCTAGTAAAACCAGCAAACCTTTGATAAATGCTTTCAACCAGATCAACGGCAA TGAGACGGAAAAGAAAACCACTCTTGACCAGGCTCTGAGAGGTTCTCTTGGTGATCAGATT aTTGAGCAGAAGGCGAGCTGTGATGACTACCTGTCCCTCATCTACCTGAGTATTGACGCCGTTAAAGAGG GTATCTGCTCTGCTACAACACCTTTCCTGCTGCTGGGAGATGTATTGGACTGCCTTCCTCTTGACCaatgtgataaaatattctCTTTTGTCGAGGAGAATGTCTCCACCTGGAAGTCG AACTCCTTTTACACTGCCGGGAAGAACTACTTGTTGAGGATGTGTAATG ATCTTTTGAGGAGGCTGTCCAAATCTCAGAATACAGTATTCTGTGGGCGAATCCAGCTTTTCCTGGCACGCCTCTTCCCTCTGTCGGAGAAATCAG gtctCAATCTACAGAGCCAGTTTAATCTCGACAATATAAcagttttcaataaaaatgaacaagaaaGCACTCTGGGCCAGAAG CacacagaagaaaaggaagatggtatggaggtggaggaaggagaaatGGGAGAGGATGAGGCTCCTGCACCATG ttcCATTCCGATCGACTACAACTTGTACAGGAAGTTCTGGACACTGCAGGACTACTTCAGAAACCCTGTGCAGTGCTACGATAAATTCTCTTGGATGACGTTCCTAAAG TACTCCGATGAGACCTTGATAGTATTCAAGAGCTACAAGTTGGATGACATGCAGGCTTCTAAGAGGAAACTGGAGGAGCTGAGAGCATCTGGAGGAGAACATGTCTACTTTGCCAAGTTCCTCACAAGTGAGAAG cTGATGGATTTGCAGCTCAGTGACAGCAATTTCAGGCGGCACATCCTACTTCAGTACCTCATTCTCTTCCAGTACTTGAAGGGTCAGGTCAAGTTCAAAAG CTCCAACTGTGTTCTGAATGATGACCAGACTACGTGGATAGAGGAGACAACTGAACTTGTTTATCAG CTGCTGAGAGAGATCCCTCCTGATGGAGACAAGTTTGCCACCATGGTTGAG CATATCCTCAACACAGAGGAGAACTGGAATTCCTGGAAAAATGAGGGGTGCCCTAGCTTTGTCAAAGAAAG GACAGTAGATGACAAACCCAAAAGACCCAGCAGGAAAAGACAAGCACCAGAAGACTTCCTTGGAAAAGGGCCAGACCGCAAGATCTTCATGGGAAA TGATGAGTTGACTCGACTGTGGAACCTGAACCAGGACAACATGGAAGCCTGCAAGTCAGACAGCAG agaGTTCATGCCATCACTGGATGAATTTTTTGCAGAAGCCATTGAACAGGCCGACCCTGCTAACATGGTGGAGGACGAGTACAA GGTAGTACGGAACCCAAACTACGGCTGGCGTGCTCTGAGGCTGCTGTCCAGGAGAAGTCCACACTTCTTTCAGCCAACTAACCAGAAGTTCAAGAGCCTGGCAGACTACCTAGACAGCATGGTCAGCAAACTGGCCAAAGAACTGCCG AAGGATATCCCTTCTGAAGAGATCAAGACAGGAGAAGAGGATGACGACGACAATGGAGACAATCTTCTCAAAGACAGCAATGACA GTCCAAGCATACAGAGCAAGTTGGTGACAAACCAGCAGATGGATGACATAGCAGCCAAACTAGGCTCTCAGTGGAAGATGCTGGCTTCTCCTTTGGAGATGAAGGCGGCAGAGTTGCGGGAGATCGAAACAGACAGCGAAGATGTTGACATGCAGGCCAAACTGCTGCTTGTAGCCTGGCAAGACAGAGAGGGAACACAAGCTACTGTGGAGAACCTGATCACAGCTCTTAATGCTGCAGGATTCTCCCAGATTGCAGACAGCCTCAGTGAGGCTTAA
- the usp14 gene encoding ubiquitin carboxyl-terminal hydrolase 14, with product MPVFTVNVKWGKEKFDAVELNTEEPPMVFKAQLFALTGVQPDRQKVMVKGGTLKDDEWGNIKLKNGMTLLMMGSADALPEEPAVRPMFVEDMTEEQLASAMELPCGLTNLGNTCYMNATVQCLRSVPELKTALRRYSGALRSSGANAPSQYITAALRDLYETMDKTSSSLPPIILLQFLHMAFPQFAEKGDQGQYLQQDANECWLQMMRVLQQKLEPLEPETPMETDSESGAASASMKKNFIDQYFGVEFETSMKCTESEEEEPIKGKENQLQLSCFINQEVKYLATGLRLRLQEEITKMSPSLERNALYIKSSKLSRLPAYLTVQMVRFYYKEKESVNAKVLKDVKFPLMLDVYELCTAEVQEKMLPIRSKFKEVEDKKLEKQQQKLLKKPDGAKEVKYEPFSFPEDVGSNNSGYYDLQAVLTHQGRSSSSGHYVGWVKRKEDEWVKFDDDKVSLVSPEDILRLSGGGDWHIAYVLLYGPRRLEILEKEQ from the exons ATGCCGGTGTTTACAG TAAATGTGAAATGGGGCAAAGAGAAGTTTGATGCAGTAGAGCTTAACACTGAGGAGCCACCCATGGTTTTCAAGGCTCAGCTCTTTGCCCTGACAGGAGttcagccagacagacagaaggtcATGGTGAAGGGAGGCACTCTGAAG GATGATGAGTGGGGaaacattaaactgaaaaat GGAATGACCCTGCTGATGATGGGCTCAGCAGATGCCCTGCCTGAGGAGCCTGCTGTCCGGCCTATGTTTGTAGAAGACATGACCGAGGAGCAGCTGGCCTCAGCG ATGGAGCTGCCTTGTGGGCTGACAAACTTGGGCAACACCTGTTACATGAACGCCACAGTGCAGTGTTTGCGCTCTGTGCCAGAGCTCAAAACTGCCCTCAGAAG GTATTCAGGTGCTCTGCGATCTTCAGGGGCAAATGCACCATCGCAATATATCACAGCAG CCCTTCGTGACTTATATGAGACCATGGACAAGACCTCGTCCAGCCTCCCACCCATTATTTTGCTGCAGTTCCTTCATATGGCCTTTCCACAGTTTGCTGAGAAGGGGGACCAGGGACAATACCTCCAGCAG gaTGCGAACGAGTGCTGGCTGCAGATGATGAGAGTGCTTCAGCAAAAATTGGAGCCACTAGAGCCAGAGACTCCCATGGAG ACTGACTCTGAGAGCGGAGCTGCTTCTGCCTCTATGAAGAAGAACTTCATCGACCAGTATTTTGGCGTAGAATTTGAAACCTC CATGAAATGCACAGAGTCTGAGGAAGAGGAGCCAATCAAGGGCAAGGAAAACCAGCTCCAGCTCAGTTGCTTCATCAACCAAGAGGTCAAATACCTTGCAACAGGACTAAGGCTG AGACTGCAGGaagaaatcacaaaaatgtCTCCATCCTTGGAGAGAAATGCCCTGTATATAAAATCT TCAAAACTCAGCCGCCTCCCTGCCTACTTGACTGTTCAAATGGTCCGATTTTACTACAAAGAGAAGGAGTCTGTCAATGCAAAAGTCCTTAAG gatgTCAAGTTCCCACTCATGCTGGATGTGTATGAGCTGTGCACTGCGGAGGTCCAAGAGAAAATGCTGcccatcaggtcaaagtttaaGGAAGTTGAGGACAAGAAGCtagagaaacagcagcaaaag ttgTTGAAGAAGCCAGATGGAGCAAAAGAAGTGAAATATGAGCCTTTCTCATTTCCTGAGG acgTTGGTTCCAACAACAGCGGCTACTACGACCTGCAGGCTGTGTTGACACACCAAGGCCGCTCTAGCTCATCAGGTCACTATGTGGGATGGGTCAAAAGGAAAGAAG ATGAGTGGGTCAAGTTTGATGATGACAAGGTGAGTCTGGTGTCTCCAGAGGATATCCTGCGACTGTCTGGTGGCGGAGACTGGCATATAGCATATGTTCTACTGTATGGCCCCCGGCGGCTGGAAATACTTGAAAAGGAACAGTAG